The following nucleotide sequence is from Nothobranchius furzeri strain GRZ-AD chromosome 6, NfurGRZ-RIMD1, whole genome shotgun sequence.
AATGTAACTAGTCAGACACTGAAGACCATTTCCAGTGTAAGATGGTACTGATGATTGCTCAAAAGTATATTTTACTTTTCAGGATCTGATCATCATCCTCATGACTCATGATGCTGGCACTCTGCATCCTACCATGAATCAGATTTTAGACATATTTTTAAGTTGCCTCACGCAGTTCTGCAACTTTTATTGCCTGACTTTGTATTGATTTATTCAAACTACAGATATTGAGAATGTGAGCTCCCATCATCACCTTTGAGGGGACACAAAGCCTCTGAACTGCAATAACTGAGAGGTTCGCCTTTAGTTTTTAACTCAATAAGATGCTATTAATGCAATTTTACATTATGATGTAAAAATTGCACCTCCACGTCAGAAATAGACCAATATATTTGTTGGCCGACATATTTTTATAAATCAGCATCAGCTGATACACCCGTTTAGAGGGGCCGATTTAAAAACTGAAACAGCCACAggcagtccagtgctgctgcaggattttatttaaatgtgcgtgtgtgttccTGATCTActtaataaatgtttaaaaacattCTTCTTAACTGAAGTATTTTTTGTTTACCCGTTTTTATTTAAGACTTGGTCAGTTTATGATTTGTTCGATTACCTTTGgctaaatgtttgattttaatacGAGCGGTGCAAAAAAAATTAAGATACAAGAGTtgtttaaattcagagttcaacaaCGGATCCATGTTCAGAAACGTTGTGCATCATGTTTTTGTCAGTGACATCTAAGCAtgcaaataaggtggaaaatgtcgAGTTATCGGCCGCGAACATCGGTAGCAAATATCGGCCATCAGCTGACCATGACCCCCATATATCAGCATCAGTATCAGCATCTGAAAACCCCATATCAGTGGATCTCTACACCTGATTTCCCCAGACACCCAAAAGCTGACGCTTGTCTCCCACTGACCTCCGCACAGGCCTTCAAGCAGGTTTTTTTGAAACCCAGCAGCTCCAGAACATCCTTCCTGGAAGGGTCTTCCTCAGTGGTTTTGATGATAATGTGCCTGAGCACCACGGCTAGTCCTGCCCTGCACAGGCGCCCGCTCTCATCCACCGCTGCCGGGAGACGGCAGCTCCTCACCAGCTGGGGCAGATCCTCCAGCTGGACCCAGCTGACACCAACAGGCACTGGGAGCTGGCTCCTGAAAGCGTCCGAGCAGCTACTGGTGTAAACCATGAACACTTTGAAGGACTTGCACTCGCAGTATGATAGGAGAAACATAACTATGGACGTGTGCAGGGGGAGACGCAGCTCCTCGTTCTGGGAACAAACCTCTAAGAAGAGGGAGAGATGTTGCTCTTTTTTCTCGTTGTGCTTCATTGTAAATAAACTAGAAGGACAGTAAAACAATCAGTTAGTTTTAtcattgttttagtgttctctgtTGGTACTTTTACGTCTAGATTACTTAAATTCAACATATGACCCAAGAAAAATGACTTACCTGAAACAGGCGGACCGGTGTGTTTTGGTGATtcttcttctgctgttttttcacTAGCATAGCTCCACAGCGCCGCCAGCGGTCTTCTCAAACGTTTCAAAACTCTCTTCATGAAAGAGTAACACCTATGTACAAAATATGTACCGCAAAGGAAAACATACGTGGGATGAATACttattttattataaccaaaatagTATAATAACCACGCGAACGCGAATACAAATTTCGCAAAACGTTCCGCCCTTGCAGACTCCGGACATATTTGTCGGTTACTCAAATGTGAAGACGAAACGCCGACGGAAGTGTTGCTCAGTTTTCCGTTGTTCAATAGAAAGAAAATATTCCGGTAAAACAGAAAATACACCCAGTCTCGGGtaagcctgtgtttatgataattATGAGCTTCAATTTTAGAATTATAAAGCGACCTCGGTAACTACCGCGGTGCTTCTGTGGTTGTAGTCCGTCTTCCTGTTTTTACTCAGAAACCAAATATTTGCCAATGTTTAAAGTCATTCACAGCAGTTGGATCGGTGGGACTCGGCTTATAGGCGCCGGCAGTTCTTTTTACTTTGATGAAATGATACTAATTCACAGCATTACGTGAATTGTTATTGTTTGATTTCTAGTGGAAGCGATGGCTGGACCTGTCAGTTTGGAGCTGGATCCCATCTTCCTAAAAGGACTGAGTTATCTACATTCCAAGAGCAAAGATTCAGCTGAGAAGCTCAAAGCTCTACTTGATGAGTCCCTTGCTAGAGGCAGCGATTCCTCTTATCGCTCTTCACAAAAAGTAAGATAATTCATTctcatatacactcacctaaaggattattaggaacacctgttcaacttctccttaatgcaattatctaatcaatcaATCACATGGCGGTTGCTTCAGTGCATtttggggtgtggtcctggtcaaggcaATCTCCTGAACcccaaatgccacgggctacctgagcattgtttctgaccatgtccatcccttcatgaccaccttgtacccatcctctggtggctaattccagcaggataatgcaccgtgtcataaagctccagtcatttcaaactggtttcttgaacatgacaatgagttcactgtactacaacggcccccacagtcaccagatctcaacccgatagagcatctgtgGAACGGGAGctccgtgccctggatgtgcatcccacaaatcttccatcaactgcaagatgctatcctaccaATATGGGCCaagatttctaaagaatgctttcagcaccttgttgaatcaatgccacgtacaATTAAgacagttctgaaggcgaaagggggtcaaacaccgtattagtgtggtgttcttaataatcctttaggtgagtgtagagaaatccccttaaagagcaagtcaccccctaccagagtcttactccactcccacttcctgtttgaaaaatgcaacaaatgctgttacctggcagaccgagggggtggagccactaacaaatacacacacaggctcacaatgactttgtgacatcataatgtacttcttagacaatagcaatggcagagtttttacctgaagacgacgtaacactgacagttttaggcagattatttaaatttatCTAAGATGCACCAAAGTGCCAAGTTATTGACTAcaagtgtctacagcatgattagacactcatttatatagtttatcagcaagaaagaaatttgggggggggggggggggggggggggctgacttgctctttaatgtcatTCGTATGACATTGTTTTAAAACCAAGTGCTTGTGCCTTCTGTGTGATTGTTTTGTCCTCAGGAGGTGGAAGTGTCAAAGGCATCCGTGTCAAAGCTGAGTTTAAGTAAAGAGCCCAAGTCTTCAAGTTCTTCTTCTGGCAGCAGCGGTGGAAGTAGTAAATCCAGCTCAGAGAAAGGCAAGAAAGAAGGCGAGAAGAGGTCATCAGAGAAGGTGTGGAAGACATTTTTCCAATTTTTACTAATGATCCCAGTAATCTGTGTCGTGTTGCTGTTCAATTGGGAAGTAAAAGTGCACAAATGAATGAAAAGTGCATATTATATAACTCTAAAGCTTTAAAGCAGAATCCGATTTAAATATGTGATCAGgtgttttttgtttgtgtgatttagtCAAACTTCCTTTTGTATTTTGCTGAAAAACAGGCCAGGGTTGACGTGAGCGAAGTGGACCCCCCCAAAAAGCCTCGTTTAGAGAAACAAGAGAACCGCTCCTCTCCAATCACATTTCAGACGAGCAAAGACCTCCTACCAAACATAAACGACTACGACGAGACAAACGCTGACGACTTTGCCATGGAAATGGGTCTGGCCTGCGTGGTTTGCAGGTACGAGTAGCCAATCGTGTAGATTTGTCAGCATGTTATTCCCTCAAATTAATCAGATCaccattttaagcagaaattcagtcttttttttttaaataattaattcTCTCAGACAAATGACGGTGACCATGGGAAACCAGTTGGTGGAGTGCCAAGAGTGTCATAATCTCTACCACCAGGACTGCCACAAACCTCAAGTGACTGATAAGGAAGTGAATGACCCACGGCTTGTGTGGTATTGTGCCCGTTGCACCAGGCAAATGAAACGGATGGTGAGGAAAATCAAGTCACGATCCTGCATCACCTTTTTAATGATGAACtaacttgtttgtttgtttgtttgttgaccAGGCTCAGAAGCCTCCTCAGAAACCATCCCCTGCATCTGCATCTTCAGCACCGGTTGTTAAAGACCCGCTGGTGAAAAAGACAGAGCTGAAGGCTAAAACCGATACAACCAGCACCTTCCAGGCCTTCAAGAGGACAGaggtgaaggtgtgtgtgagtattttaattaaaaatgacATCCTCAGTCTTGTTTCTACTAACCAGTAAGGGGTTTAGAGGTAAGAAAAGCAACAGGAACAGTTCCTTTTCTTTCCTTAATTGTTTAGAAGATTTGTTTCTGCGTTTGGATTCAGACAATATGGCAGTTTTAGTGTCAAATATATTCAATCTTATTAGTTTAAGACCTTTTAGGGATCATTTACCAATTAGAATACATTTGTTTTAAGTTAATAAAATAGAAATTAAAATACTAACCCAAAGTACCGTACCATGAAATcagttttatcaccttttaaaAGCCTTTTAGTAACCAGCTATTTCCTGCTATAAAACCACCTTAAAAGAAAGCATTAGTAGAATTTAGTAACCCTAAATATTAGTTATGAATTCAAAAACATTACGTATAAAATTGCAGACTCATTCCTGCTCATTTGGTTTCTCTCTCCCTGATTGGGTGCAGCCACCTGCCACTTTAGCCAACCCCACCAACAGCGGCGCCTCGTCCTCGGGCAGCGGCCTCACAGGCTGGGCCGCGTTTGGAGCCAAAACCAACCCATCCCTTCCTGCTACCTCCAAACTGGCTTCCTCAGGCCCGAGTGGGAGCAGCAAGAGCATGGCAGCTCCCGCTCAGAAACCTGCCGGGCTGCCGGGGCTCACTGGAGCCAAGTCAGGACTCGGTAGTGCAAAAGCTGCTGGGAACAACAACGGAAATGGCTCCAGTCAGGTAACTCTGAAACCTCCTCCACCTTTGACCCTGGGTAAGCAGTCGCTCAACCGTTCATCGAGCGGCGACAACCAGGGGAAAGGCTCTGTGTCAACTGGCGCCGGTTCTCCGGGTAGCTCCCAGACCGGAGGGAACGGAGGAAGCAACGGAGGGGGCAATGGGAACAACGGGAATGGGTCAAAGGCTGCGCCGGCGGACAAAGCGCCGACTTCTCAAGAGTCCCAGCTGAACGCCATGAAACGTTTGCAGCTGGTCAAGAAGAAAGCTGCACAGAAGAAACTTAAGAAATGACCAAATAAGGAGGAGGAAGTGAGCAGACGTAAGAGGAATCGGTGCCAGAAGGCGTCTTCACATGGAGCAGCATCATCCAGTCCAATACTTGAACATTTGTTTTCTTTGTGTAAAGGCTGCTGGACTCTGTGCCTCTTTTCTCCGTACAAGCTTTACCAGTGGAAGAAGTGTCACTTTTATCAATCCTGTCATGAAATCTTCTCTTCTTACACAGAAACCAGCATGTGAGTCGATACATCCCAAAAGAACAGTCACATCACAAAAGTTGAGTTTATTGATGATGTAACCGATAGACATTTGTCAGGATAAATACAGAATAAACGTATGTTTTTATAGAAAACTTTTATATAAATCTTCTCATATTTGTAATCACACTTATAAAATCTCTATGAATCAGTTCACATATTAGATTATCTTCATGATTGCATCACTTCATTGATATAAACAACACTGAAGTACAAAAAGTGCTCAGGAAAGTGCACTGGCATTTGAGACGAGGGTTATTTCACCTACATTCATACCAAATCATTGGAAACATCCATGTAAAAACTAAACAGCTTCTCAATCGACATGAGACCATATAATAACATTAGGAGAAGGTCAGTTTTATGTTCACAAACCAAGTGTTGTAATGAAAGGCACGTTTTAATCCTGaaagtagggctggacaataattcgATAATGAAATATATAGATCGATAGACGTACGGCGCGATGAGAAAAAAATTGGTCAATTAAaagtttcctttctttttttattatagcCTATCAGGTAGCGTCGAACTAGAGTCAGTACTTACTCCCAACCAATCAAAACACAGACCCAGGCACGCTCGTCACCAAGCCCCGCCCCTCTCAAACCAAACAGACAGCAAGTTTACAGTACTCCACTACCACGGCAATAATTTGGTTTTTACAAGTCTGAAAACAAAGACACCATGGTCAATAGAAAAATCTGCAGAGAATCGATTAAAAATCCTGTTTGGTAACACAACCAGCTTGTTTTTTCATAAGTTAATGACCTCAAATGACCAGGGACGCACTTAAAATATGTTTTCTACATTTTTATCAATAGGctttttttctatatcgtccagccctacctGAAAGAAGCTCATCTGAATCGTCTGAATTCAAAGATAATTGAAAGGAACTCATAATTTTTCCAATAAAtcttaaaatgtttatttctaaTTTGACGTAGATAATAAAACTTGAGGCAAAAACGAATCCATTCTTAAAGAACCCTTGTTGATCAGCTTTGTAATTAATAAAGCTAATTAAAAACGAGAAACGGGGGAATTTTAATAAGAACCGAGCGTCTCGTTGAAACCATTATTGAAAATGTTAATGGTAACAAACACATTTACTTCAtataagtcaaataaaaatgactTGTTAGGCAGAATCCTCTATCCTTAATCTTTCCATATTTTCTTCAACATTGTTATTGCAAcaattcaatttatttataaagcgccaaatcacgacaagagtcgtctcaaggcacttcacataataaactttccaattcaggtcagttcattaagccaatcagaaaaaaaatgtttcctatataaggaacccagcaaattgcatcaagtcactgactagtgtcagtgactatacagcaatcctcatactaagcaagcatttagcgacagtggagaggaaaactcccttttaacaggaagaaacctccagagaatcctggctcagtataagcagccatcctccacgactcactggggatggagcgcacacacacacacacacacacacacacacacacacacacacacacaccaagcaatttcTCCTTCACTGGTGCGTTCACATGTGATTATGGGATTGCAACTCTTCCTTCTTTCTCCTTTTAAGAACCGCTGAATGCAAAATCACAGCTTTTACAAAAGATAACAATCAACACATCTAAATGTACAAAACAAACAGACCAAACACAAACTGGAACCACAGATATTTAAAATAAAGGTATGTTTTTGGTGATAGGTGTGCGTCTAACAGCAGAATTTGGAAAATTTGTCTTGTCATTCAAGCCATTCTAattttatatttttaacatttgtgGATCCTATAAAAATAGCCTGGTGTGCTTATTATCACCACACTGTTCAAAACTGTCATCGGTGATGTAATGATGTAAACTCTTTTTAAGCCCAAATTGTCATCATCAACAGAAATGTGGACCTCCTGAGATCCTACTTTACATATTAGCGTGGAAAAGCTACCGCACTGGGTGGGTTGTATAGCCTTGAAAAAATGTGTGAAATTCAAAATTAACATTTTACAAACAAAAACCAGAAACTGGtctctgcatgaaaataaatattcaGTTGCAATTTTTGCTGAAAAAATAACACATTCCTTCAGAATAATTTTCTGCCTTTGTACCCGAAGTGGTGTGAAAGGTTTACCCTGACGTCCTGAGTTTAAGCGTAGGACATCCTGCCGAGGTAGTTAGCAGGAACGTATCCTTTTTGCCCGTTGGCCTCTGCTAACCACCACTCTTTGTTGCCTCCAAGGTCACAGAACTTGAGTATGCGGACGTGCTGGTACTCCTGCAGGGACAACTCCTGGTTGCAGCGGGCTTGAAATGCATACACCGCATAATACTATAGAAACAGACAGAATACAGATGGAATGAAAGGCTAAGACTTTCAGCCATCAACTTCATTTTCTCTCCTACTCAGGTAGGGTACTGTTCTGTAAGTCCACAAGATGGCACTGTTGATCAACTTcatgcaaataaaataaaaaataaaataaaacacagcacTTGCTGGTTACTGTCAGCTGAAACTTTGTgaattaaagcaacactaaagcgttttgaacattttaagctatTGTTTTCaacctggtttcagtggttcttgagtaaGTTCTCATGGGACAGCGCTCTGAAGctgtctgctgaccagaaactgcactttaATGGTTCAGGTAGGcacactagtgggaggtctctacctgctttaccacactggcccaatcccaatactcgcactgtgccctacggtcttctgtgaagtgcacttggaggaagtgcgcagaAGGGCTTTGAGTGCGTggtgcacaagtgtgcaaataattgccgaactGGGACAGGGAGCGCTGCATCATCGACTGCaacacatgcc
It contains:
- the ints12 gene encoding integrator complex subunit 12 isoform X2, whose translation is MAGPVSLELDPIFLKGLSYLHSKSKDSAEKLKALLDESLARGSDSSYRSSQKEVEVSKASVSKLSLSKEPKSSSSSSGSSGGSSKSSSEKGKKEGEKRSSEKARVDVSEVDPPKKPRLEKQENRSSPITFQTSKDLLPNINDYDETNADDFAMEMGLACVVCRQMTVTMGNQLVECQECHNLYHQDCHKPQVTDKEVNDPRLVWYCARCTRQMKRMAQKPPQKPSPASASSAPVVKDPLVKKTELKAKTDTTSTFQAFKRTEVKPPATLANPTNSGASSSGSGLTGWAAFGAKTNPSLPATSKLASSGPSGSSKSMAAPAQKPAGLPGLTGAKSGLGSAKAAGNNNGNGSSQVTLKPPPPLTLGKQSLNRSSSGDNQGKGSVSTGAGSPGSSQTGGNGGSNGGGNGNNGNGSKAAPADKAPTSQESQLNAMKRLQLVKKKAAQKKLKK
- the ints12 gene encoding integrator complex subunit 12 isoform X1, with product MAGPVSLELDPIFLKGLSYLHSKSKDSAEKLKALLDESLARGSDSSYRSSQKEVEVSKASVSKLSLSKEPKSSSSSSGSSGGSSKSSSEKGKKEGEKRSSEKARVDVSEVDPPKKPRLEKQENRSSPITFQTSKDLLPNINDYDETNADDFAMEMGLACVVCRQMTVTMGNQLVECQECHNLYHQDCHKPQVTDKEVNDPRLVWYCARCTRQMKRMAQKPPQKPSPASASSAPVVKDPLVKKTELKAKTDTTSTFQAFKRTEVKVCPPATLANPTNSGASSSGSGLTGWAAFGAKTNPSLPATSKLASSGPSGSSKSMAAPAQKPAGLPGLTGAKSGLGSAKAAGNNNGNGSSQVTLKPPPPLTLGKQSLNRSSSGDNQGKGSVSTGAGSPGSSQTGGNGGSNGGGNGNNGNGSKAAPADKAPTSQESQLNAMKRLQLVKKKAAQKKLKK